The Terriglobia bacterium genome contains the following window.
AACTCGCGGATTGCGATTCAACCTGTGCTCTTCCCTGTCGTAATCGCGCTGGCGGTCGTTGTGACCTTTGCCGGAAGCGCGGTCTCCATCCGCAAGGCGATGCAGTTCGAGCCGGTGATGGTGCTGCGAGGTGACGCATGACGCAGCAGCGCAGCGGCAGCCGCAACGCCATGTTCTTCCGCATGCTGATGCGCGCGACCATGGTGAAGCCCGGGCGTGTGATCTCCGCTCTGGTCGCCGTGGTCGCGGCGGCCACGGTCACGACCGCGATGATGAACCTGTACGTACCCGCGTGGAAGGCGCACTCGGCAATCGCGGCCTCGCCGTGCCGTTTGCCTATGCCGTGGCGCGTACCGACCAAGGCGCGCCGGTGGTGGTCGCCGGCACCGACATGGAGCGGGTGCGCAAGCTGGACGCGTGGTGGTCGGTAACGGCATGGCCGAGCGCAGCGAACTCCGCACTTATCGGCACGCGCGCCGCCTCCGTGGTCTCGCCGGATAACCAGCCGTTCACGCTCAGGTTCGAAGGACGCAAACTGGAGCTGACTCCGGCGGGCACGCTGCGCACCGGCGCCGCCGAAGACAGCCGCGTCTACCTTGGCTTGAAAGAGTTCACCGCGTGGACGGGCGTGCAGGCGTCGTCCATTGAGATCGGCGCCAGCGGAACGCCGGACGAAATCAACGGCATCATCAGCCAGCTTGCGCAGGCGCTGCCCGCGGCCGAGGTGAAGCCGGTGCGGCAGATAGTGGAAGGCGAAGCCCGCGTGCTGGGCAAGACGCGCGCCGCGCTGCTGGCCGCCGTCGCCATGATCATCCTCACCGCCGCACTCTGCGTGCTGGCGACGCTGACGGCGTGGGTGCTGGACCGCCGTCGCGATTTCGCGATCATGAAAGCCCTGGGCGCTTCCGAGCGAGTGGTCAACGGCTTTTTCGCCGCCGAAGCGGCGGCGCTGGGCGCGGTGGGAGCGGTGATAGGATTCGCCATCGGCATCGGGGTGGCGGCGTGGATCGGGCGAGTGAACTTTCATGC
Protein-coding sequences here:
- a CDS encoding ABC transporter permease, encoding MEGALGNRGLAVPFAYAVARTDQGAPVVVAGTDMERVRKLDAWWSVTAWPSAANSALIGTRAASVVSPDNQPFTLRFEGRKLELTPAGTLRTGAAEDSRVYLGLKEFTAWTGVQASSIEIGASGTPDEINGIISQLAQALPAAEVKPVRQIVEGEARVLGKTRAALLAAVAMIILTAALCVLATLTAWVLDRRRDFAIMKALGASERVVNGFFAAEAAALGAVGAVIGFAIGIGVAAWIGRVNFHAAVVPRFGVFPVVFAGSVAVALISAVLPIGLLRRVQPATILRGE